A genomic region of Gossypium hirsutum isolate 1008001.06 chromosome D01, Gossypium_hirsutum_v2.1, whole genome shotgun sequence contains the following coding sequences:
- the LOC107917771 gene encoding choline transporter protein 1: protein MRGPLGAVLERYPLSDGTTEDGGIIRHNRKCRDVAFLVIFIAFWVAMIVNSSFGFNQGNPLRLTYGLDYKGNVCGDKHAHPGLHQLELKYWLNPNQVYQSGVKDSQFKLSNARSICLLDCPTPLEDSLSWVCDYPEGDIHLSMDDWIDRNYDYYEILTPGMKNASLQLQGPCYPVIFPTVNVYWSCQYIARASNASLRHWKQMGGVDIKEDIVVDKSIHSFINSRSSVLKRYMADIGKAWPVLIVCGGLLPLFLSVVWLLMIRYFVAAMPWITVAFFNILIITVTVFYYLKAGWIGNDAISPIIGDHDPYMHVFGRELNHLRAAAILMTFVMVLSILTSIAIVRRILMGTSVLKVAAKVIGEVQALIIFPVIPYSILAIFYMVWISAALHLFSSGQVVQNNCNTNCCAYDLLSEKVNCDHCCGYSIRYTPHIAVAIFFHLFGCYWVTKFFIACSSTVIAGSVASYYWTRGETSSEVPVLPVFDSMKRLIRYSLGSVALGSLIVSFVESIRFILESFRRKLKVTETTPDSWFGKMVYHTSQGCLSCVEWTIKSVNRNAYIMIAITGKSFCRSSAIATELIMNNILRLVRVNVIGDVILFLGKLFVSLSSAVFGFLVLDTHKYSSGHNKLSSPLLPVLVCWTLGYVVATLFFAVVEMSIDTLILSFCQDSEEHEGTAQFAPLLLMETLNEQNDMQRLTQ, encoded by the exons ATGAGGGGTCCTTTGGGGGCTGTACTAGAAAGGTATCCATTGAGTGATGGAACTACAGAAGATGGAGGGATCATTAGACACAACAGGAAATGTAGAGATGTTGCATTTCTTGTCATTTTTATAGCATTTTGGGTTGCTATGATCGTTAACTCTAGCTTTGGATTTAACCAAGGAAACCCATTAAG GCTTACATACGGGCTGGACTACAAAGGGAATGTATGTGGTGACAAGCATGCTCATCCTGGCCTTCATCAGCTGGAACTCAAGTATTGGTTGAATCCAAATCAGGTTTATCAAAGTGGTGTGAAGGATAGCCAATTCAAATTGTCTAATGCTCGGAGTATATGCTTGCTGGATTGCCCTACTCCATTAGAAGATTCACTAAGTTGGGTCTGTGATTATCCAGAGGGGGATATCCACCTCTCAATGGATGACTGGATCGATAGAAATTACGATTATTATGAAATTCTTACCCCGGGAATGAAAAATGCTTCTCTCCAACTTCAGGGTCCATGTTACCCAGTTATATTTCCAACTGTGAATG TTTACTGGAGTTGCCAATATATTGCTCGTGCTTCAAATGCATCTTTGCGGCACTGGAAACAGATGGGTGGAGTGGATATTAAAGAAGATATCGTAGTAGATAAATCCATTCACAGTTTTATCAATTCTCGGTCATCTGTCTTAAAG CGTTACATGGCTGATATCGGAAAGGCATGGCCTGTATTGATAGTTTGTGGTGGGCTATTGCCACTATTTCTTTCAGTTGTATGGCTGTTAATGATTCGCTATTTTGTTGCTGCAATGCCTTGGATCACGGTTGCCTTCTTTAACATTCTCATAATAACGGTTACAGTGTTTTACTACTTAAAAG CTGGATGGATTGGGAATGATGCCATCTCCCCTATCATTGGTGATCATGATCCATACATGCATGTTTTTGGACGG GAACTAAACCATCTACGTGCTGCTGCGATTCTTATGACATTCGTTATGGTTCTTTCCATCCTAACATCAATAGCAATTGTTCGCCGTATCCTAATGGGAACATCAGTGCTAAAG GTTGCTGCAAAGGTCATAGGTGAAGTCCAAGCACTGATAATTTTTCCAGTCATACCATATTCAATTCTAGCAATTTTTTACATGGTCTGGATATCAGCTGCCCTCCATCTGTTCAGTTCGGGTCAGGTCGTCCAGAATAATTGTAATACCAACTGCTGTGCTTACGATCTTCTGTCGGAAAAGGTGAACTGTGATCATTGTTGTGGTTATAGCATCCGTTACACCCCTCATATTGCTGTTGCCATCTTCTTCCACCTGTTTGGTTGTTACTGGGTTACAAAGTTTTTTATCGCGTGTTCTTCCACGGTGATTGCGGGTTCTGTTGCCTCTTACTATTGGACACGTGGTGAAACATCG TCGGAGGTTCCAGTTCTTCCTGTTTTTGACTCTATGAAGCGGCTTATAAGATACAGCCTTGGATCTGTGGCCCTTGGCTCGTTGATTGTATCCTTCGTGGAATCAATTCGTTTCATTCTTGAGTCATTTCGTCGGAAACTAAAAGTTACTGAAACTACACCTGATAGCTGGTTTGGAAAGATGGTATATCATACTTCACAGGGATGCTTAAGCTGTGTTGAGTGGACAATCAAATCAGTGAATCGAAATGCTTATATAATG atCGCAATAACAGGGAAAAGCTTCTGTAGATCTTCTGCAATTGCAACAGAATTGATCATGAATAATATCCTTAGATTAGTGAGGGTGAATGTGATTGGAGATGTTATCCTATTTCTTGGAAAGTTGTTTGTCAGCCTCTCGAGCGCTGTCTTTGGTTTCCTTGTGTTGGATACCCACAAGTATAGTTCTGGTCATAACAAATTATCCTCCCCATTGCTTCCTGTCCTG GTTTGCTGGACTCTTGGTTATGTAGTTGCAACTCTTTTCTTTGCCGTGGTGGAGATGTCGATTGATACCCTAATACTTTCCTTCTGCCAGGACTCAGAGGAGCACGAAGGGACGGCCCAATTTGCACCTCTCCTTCTCATGGAAACTCTCAATGAACAAAATGACATGCAGAGACTTACTCAATGA